The sequence ATCCCGAATGCCGTCTTCTGGCTGAGGCGCACCGTGGACCTCGAGAACATTCCCCGCCTCGTGAAGTTCATCCGCTCCGAGGAGGTTGCCATAGTTCACACCCATGGCTACCGCTCGGACATCATCGGACTCGTAGCTGCCAGGTTGTCCTCGCGCCCCGTGATCGCGACGATCCATGGTTTCGTGCCCATCGACTCGCGATTGCGCCTCTACGAGCAATGCGACCGCTTCGCTCTGCGCTTTTTTGATCTCGTCCTGCCTGTCTCGGACCGGATAGGGCAGGCGTTGCGCGCAAGCGGTGTGCGCAGGGAGAGGATCACCACGGTCCGAAACGCCATCGCGACCGGGGACGACGAGGGGCGGAAATGTTCGGTTTCCCCGCTTTCCCTTTTCAAGCGTGACGGGGACTTTCTGATAGGCATCGTGGGAAGATTAAGCCCTGAAAAGAACATACCGGGCTTTCTTGAAGCGGCGAGAAGGCTGTCGAAGAGATACGGTCATCTCAGGTTCATGGTGGTTGGCGAAGGCCCCGAACGGGAATGCCTCGAAGGCCTGACGATGAGGATGGGCCTCGATGGAAAGGTGAGGTTCACGGGGTTCGTCGAGGAGATGGAAGAGGTCTATTCGCTGCTGGACATGCTCGTCATCACCTCCTCGACGGAAGGCGTTCCGTTGAGCATTCTTGAAGCAATGAAGCACGGCATACCGGTGGTTTCCACAGGGGTGGGGGGAATACCCGAGGTCATCGAGGACGGTGTTGACGGTCTTATGGTGGAAGCGGGGGACACGGGGGCGCTCTGCCGGGCCGTTGAAACGCTTGTTGTGGACGGCAACAGGTACATGGCGATATCCCGCAACGCGCGAAAGAGGGTCCTTCGGGACTTCGACAGGTTGTCATGGACGCGGAGGATCGAGTCATGCTACCTGTCCATGCTCAATAAAAGGGAGGAAGCGTCGAATGAATAGGCTCAGAGTGGGTATTGTCGGTTGCGGAACGATCTTTCACCATCACCAGGCCTTCATCCGTTCCTATCCGGGGGCCGCCCTGTGCGCGGTGGCGGACAGGGACGAGAAGGCCCTCAGGAAGGCGAGCGAAGCGTACGGCATCGCGAACTGCTACGGGGACCTTGAGGAGATGGTCCGCGCGGAAGCGACGGACGTTATCCACATCACCACGCCCCCGCAAACGCACGCGTCCCTCGCCGAGAGGGCCATGAACCTGAAGAACCACGTTTTTGTCGAGAAGCCCCTGACACTCGACCACGGGAGCGCGGTGAGGCTCTACGACATCGCCGCGAATAACGGCGTCAAACTGTGCGTCGACCACAACCATCTTTTCGATCCCTGGATGCTGAAGGCGAAGGAGGTCCTCAAGGGCCTCAGTCCGGAGGACGTCACCTACGTGGAAAGTTACTACGGCATCAACCCCAACATCCCCGAGATCATGGGTTACCGGAGCGTGGGTGAGATATCCTGGATCTTTTCCCTGCCGGGAGGCCTCTTCCATGACTTCCTTTCCCATCCCCTCTACCTCATGCTCGAGTACACGGGCAGACCAGTGAGAATCCAGACGATGGCCAATTCCTGCGGGGCCCTCATCCAGGGCCTTTCCGACGAACTCCATATCATGGTGGAGGGTGAAAGGGCCATGGGCAAGCTCACCATCTCCTTCAACGCGAGACCTTTCCAGCACTTCCTGAAGATCTACCACAAGAAGGCCATCGTCACCGTGGATTTCAACAATATGACCATGGTCGCCAACAGGCTGACGGGACTGCCGGGGGCGGTGACAAAGATAGCCGGCAACCTCGGGGCCGCCCGCGCCTTGACCGCCCAGACGTTCTCCAACGTGTACAGGTTTCTCACGGGAAAACTGAAGCCCTATTCGGGGATGAAAAACCTCATCCACGATTTCTACGATTCCATCCTGCAGGCGACGGACACCCCTGTTTCCGCCGAAAGCGCTCTGGCCGTGCTCGAAACCATGGACTGGGTGTGGAAGGACGCGGGCAAGCTTCATCCCGTGTTCAGGAATGTCCCCGCCAGGGAGGAAGTGAAATGGGCCCCGGCGAAGGCGAGGGTGCTCGTCACGGGGGCCGGAGGTTTCCTGGGCCGAAGGTTGACGGAGGTCCTCGCGGGCAAAGGATACTTCGTTCGCGTTCTCGTCCGGAGACTCACCGATGTGGAGCCCTTCAGGGTCCTTGGTGTTGATGTCCATTACGGCGATGTCCGCGACGAACTGGCCCTGGCCCAGGCCATCGACGGGATGGATTTTGTGGTCCATGCCGCCGCCGCCCAGGAGGGTGATTGGGACACCTTTGACGAGACGACGGTCCGCGGGACGGAAAGGGTCATGAGGCTGGCCCGTCAGCTCAAGGTGAGGCGGGTCATCTACATCAGCTCCATGAGCGTCTACCACATGAACGGCCTCAAGAAGGGGTCGGTGGTGACGGAGGACGGCCGACTCGAAGAGAACCCCGGGGCCCGCGGGTTCTACACCTTCTCGAAGCTGGAGGCGGAAAGGGTCGCGAAGGGGTTGATGGCGGCAAAGGGCAACGGCAACGGGAAGGTCCCGGGAGTCATACTGAGGCCCGCCACCATATACGGGCCAAGGGGCCCCGTCTTCACGCCCCTCATCGGCATCTCGCTCTTCGACAAAGTGTTCATGATACTGGGGAAGAAGAAGATGAGGCTGCCTCTCGTTTACATCGACAACCTTGTGGACGCCATTATCCTGTGCATGGAGGACGACAGGGCGGCGGGCCAGACGTTCAACGTCATCGACGACGAAGGCACAACAAAGGAGGACTACGTGAGGAAGCTTTCGGCAGGGGTGTTCCCGCGGTCCCGCTCGGTGTCCCTGCCTTACTGGTTCGTGTATTCCTCCGTCCGCTTCCAGGAGGCCGTCTTCGGGATGATGCACAGGGACCCCGTACTCACCCGGTATCGGCTGAGTTCCGCATCCGCGGACGCAGCCTTCAGCAACGCGAAGATCAAGGAGCGCATCGGCTGGCGGCCGAGGGTGTCTCTCGAGGAAGGCCTTTCGAGGACCTTTGAGTGGTTTAAGGAGAATGGAGAATAAGGGTGATGGGTCATGGGTCATGGGTTATGGGGCCGGCAGAGCATAGAACGATCTTCGGGAGGTTGGGCAAGTGAAGTCAATTATCCTGCTGTTGTGGATCCCCCCTCTTCTCTATCTCAGCTTCAGTGTATTCTACTACGCTTTCCTTGCCGTCGCGTATTTCGTGACGAGGGACAGACAAGAGGCCGTCGCTCACGGGACGCGGCGGTACCTCGTCCTCATACCGGCCCACAACGAGGAGGCCGTGATAGGAAGGGTCCTCGCGAGTCTCACCCGGGTGGCCTACGATCGGGGCGACTTCGAGGCCTGTGTCATCGCGGACAACTGCACCGACGGGACGGCCGGCATTGTCAGACGGCATGACGTGAAGGTCCTCGAGCGAAACGACGCCTCGAAGAAGGGCAAGGGCTTTGCCATCGAGTGGGCCTTGAGCCGGATCGATATCGACGTTTTCGATGCCGTAGTCATCGTCGATGCGGATAACCTCATCGACCCCGGGTTCTTCCATGGCCTCGACGAGGTCCTGGACGGGGGAAGAAGCGCCATACAGTGCAACAACTGCCTTGCCAACTCCCATGACACGGCCTTCACGGGGGTCATCCACCTTTCGAGGACGATCAACAACGAGCTCTATCATCATGTCAAGCACCGGATCGGCCTGTCGTCGTACCTCATGGGGAACGGCATGTGTTTCACGACGCGACTCCTCACGGAGCATCCCTGGGTGACGGGAACGATGGCCGAGGATTACGAGTACTACGCGAAGCTTGTGGCGAGCGGCGAGATCGTGGGGTTCGCGGCGAATTCCCGGCTCTATCACCAGGAATCGAGAGGGTTGAGGCATGCCTCGGAACAGCGGCTCCGCTGGTCGGCGGGACGGTTCGAGGTGGCGAGGCGATATGGCCTCAGGCTCTTCATGAGAGGCTTGAAAACGCGAAACTTGAGGATCGTGGACGCCTCCTTCCCCCTCATTCTGCCGAACCTGTCGCTCATGGTGAACATGACGGCCGCCGCGCTGGCCGCCGGTCTCGTGACGCACTGTTTCATCCCCGTGCCCCTTGTAGTGCTCTGGCTTGTCTTTCTCATGACGATGGAAGCAGCCTACTTCGCAAGCGGGGTCTACCTCACGGGGATGCCCGTCTTGAGGTTCCTTCACGCCATCGGTTTCGCACCCCTCTTCCTCGTGTGGAAGGGCTGCATCGATCTTTTGGGGATATCGGGAAGGAAAACGGGACAATGGGGAAGGTCGGGCAGGCTATGAAACCGGCGGATGCGCCGGCCCTGAGAGAGGAGGAGAACATGATAGCGGAAAACCGGGCGGCCGCTGACCGCGACCATCTCCACCGGGTGAAGTATTTCCATGATGCCGACGCCTCACGATACCGGGCCGACCGGTATCAGTGGGAGACATGCGAGGGGTTGGCCTACGTCACGCGCAGGCAGATCGTCCTCGCGATGGCCGACGCGGCGCCGGGCCGGGTCCTCGATGTCGGCTGCGGACCGGGGATCTTCACCCGGGACCTGCTACAGAAAGGGCACGAGGTCTTGAGCGCCGACCTGTCGATGGGGATGATACGGGAGGCAAGACGTACCGCATCGGCGGCAACGTGCGCCGCGGAGCCCCACTTCGTGGTGAGCGATGCTTCCAGGATCTGTGTCTCCGGGGACTGCATGGACATGGTGCTGTCCATCGGTCTTATGTGCTATGTCAAGGACCACAGGGGCGTCCTGTCGGAGATCCTGAGGGTCCTCAAGCCCGGCGGTGTCGCCGTCATCCAGGTCAACAACATACGATGGCCGGCGCTGTACCGCGCTTTCGTTCCCCTCTATCGCCGGCTGAAGACCCTTATCGGAGCGAAGAGGTACGACGGGCTGGATTTCGACTTCAATTTCTCTTCGCGGAAGAGGTTTCTCGATGACATTGCCGTAAGCGGCCTTCAGGTTCTCGATATCGAACACTACGATTTCCGGCTCCCCTTCGCGGACATCCTTCTGCCGCGGTTGTCCGTCAGGATGGGCAAGCTCATGTTCAGTGGCAGGCACAGGCGGTTGTGCAGGTGGTTCTCCCATGGCCTCCTGATCAAGGTGAGAAAATGACGGTTCCTTCAAAAGCTGCAAGGCGCTCGGGGAGACGGGAGATGAGAGCATGGGACCAGGGAAACCCGGAAGGTGAAAAAGACCGGGGCTGCACCGGGCCGGAGGAAAGGCGGAAGTGGTGCAGCCCCGATCCCTTTCGGGGTGGAAAGTCCCTGTTACTGCTGGCTCAGCACCCTGAGATTTGCCGGCGCGGGGACCTCGGACGCGGGAGCTCCCGCGGGGCCGATGTAGGAATCGGCGACGACGATATCATCATAGTCGCGCGCGTGTTCCGTGGGTGCCGTCCACGAATGACCGTACTGGTTGCCGCCGATCTCGACGTATCGTATGTACCAGCCATCGGGCCACCAGGTGGCATTCAGAGTTCCCTTGGAGACGCCGTTGACCCAGAACTCGGCCTTCTTATTGACGAGGTCCATCTTGATCTCGTAGCAGACCCATGTGTTGACAGTGTAGTGGCTGTTGAGACTGTACCCGGTAAAAAAATGGTTGCTGGAGCTCTGCGCGTCCCACAGGTTCATCTGGACACTGCTGCCGTTCACCTGGAATTCGGGAATGAGGATCTGGCCGTTCGACTGTTTCAGCCGGAAGAGCTTCTGAAAATTGCTGAAGGATTTTGTGGAGTCTCTCTGGTACCAGCGCAGGTAGATGAGGGTGTAGTTCCTCCCCAGGTCCTTTACGAGGATGTTCTCCCCCGTGGGCCAGGACTCCTGCTCCAGATTGATGCGGAAGCCCCTC is a genomic window of Syntrophorhabdus sp. containing:
- a CDS encoding glycosyltransferase, coding for IPNAVFWLRRTVDLENIPRLVKFIRSEEVAIVHTHGYRSDIIGLVAARLSSRPVIATIHGFVPIDSRLRLYEQCDRFALRFFDLVLPVSDRIGQALRASGVRRERITTVRNAIATGDDEGRKCSVSPLSLFKRDGDFLIGIVGRLSPEKNIPGFLEAARRLSKRYGHLRFMVVGEGPERECLEGLTMRMGLDGKVRFTGFVEEMEEVYSLLDMLVITSSTEGVPLSILEAMKHGIPVVSTGVGGIPEVIEDGVDGLMVEAGDTGALCRAVETLVVDGNRYMAISRNARKRVLRDFDRLSWTRRIESCYLSMLNKREEASNE
- a CDS encoding NAD-dependent epimerase/dehydratase family protein, whose translation is MNRLRVGIVGCGTIFHHHQAFIRSYPGAALCAVADRDEKALRKASEAYGIANCYGDLEEMVRAEATDVIHITTPPQTHASLAERAMNLKNHVFVEKPLTLDHGSAVRLYDIAANNGVKLCVDHNHLFDPWMLKAKEVLKGLSPEDVTYVESYYGINPNIPEIMGYRSVGEISWIFSLPGGLFHDFLSHPLYLMLEYTGRPVRIQTMANSCGALIQGLSDELHIMVEGERAMGKLTISFNARPFQHFLKIYHKKAIVTVDFNNMTMVANRLTGLPGAVTKIAGNLGAARALTAQTFSNVYRFLTGKLKPYSGMKNLIHDFYDSILQATDTPVSAESALAVLETMDWVWKDAGKLHPVFRNVPAREEVKWAPAKARVLVTGAGGFLGRRLTEVLAGKGYFVRVLVRRLTDVEPFRVLGVDVHYGDVRDELALAQAIDGMDFVVHAAAAQEGDWDTFDETTVRGTERVMRLARQLKVRRVIYISSMSVYHMNGLKKGSVVTEDGRLEENPGARGFYTFSKLEAERVAKGLMAAKGNGNGKVPGVILRPATIYGPRGPVFTPLIGISLFDKVFMILGKKKMRLPLVYIDNLVDAIILCMEDDRAAGQTFNVIDDEGTTKEDYVRKLSAGVFPRSRSVSLPYWFVYSSVRFQEAVFGMMHRDPVLTRYRLSSASADAAFSNAKIKERIGWRPRVSLEEGLSRTFEWFKENGE
- a CDS encoding glycosyltransferase, which produces MKSIILLLWIPPLLYLSFSVFYYAFLAVAYFVTRDRQEAVAHGTRRYLVLIPAHNEEAVIGRVLASLTRVAYDRGDFEACVIADNCTDGTAGIVRRHDVKVLERNDASKKGKGFAIEWALSRIDIDVFDAVVIVDADNLIDPGFFHGLDEVLDGGRSAIQCNNCLANSHDTAFTGVIHLSRTINNELYHHVKHRIGLSSYLMGNGMCFTTRLLTEHPWVTGTMAEDYEYYAKLVASGEIVGFAANSRLYHQESRGLRHASEQRLRWSAGRFEVARRYGLRLFMRGLKTRNLRIVDASFPLILPNLSLMVNMTAAALAAGLVTHCFIPVPLVVLWLVFLMTMEAAYFASGVYLTGMPVLRFLHAIGFAPLFLVWKGCIDLLGISGRKTGQWGRSGRL
- a CDS encoding class I SAM-dependent methyltransferase gives rise to the protein MKPADAPALREEENMIAENRAAADRDHLHRVKYFHDADASRYRADRYQWETCEGLAYVTRRQIVLAMADAAPGRVLDVGCGPGIFTRDLLQKGHEVLSADLSMGMIREARRTASAATCAAEPHFVVSDASRICVSGDCMDMVLSIGLMCYVKDHRGVLSEILRVLKPGGVAVIQVNNIRWPALYRAFVPLYRRLKTLIGAKRYDGLDFDFNFSSRKRFLDDIAVSGLQVLDIEHYDFRLPFADILLPRLSVRMGKLMFSGRHRRLCRWFSHGLLIKVRK